In Kwoniella bestiolae CBS 10118 chromosome 3, complete sequence, the genomic stretch AGAGAATACCAAAGACTATTAGGTTGACTGCTGCGACGACTGTTTTGCCTATCCAACAGATCAAGGACCACCTAAGGAGATCCTCGTGATTAGCAAAGAAATCGCTTGATTATGGACCAAACTGAGCATGCTTACCTCGTCGAATGCTTCCACCACCATTTTGACTTTGCCGAAAACCTCATCACCAGCAGGATATTAGCGATGATGTTCAGCCCTAAGCCGATGCCCGACAAGATCAAACATGCTTTGGGATCTTGTTGGGGTATTCCATTTTGAGCATACCAATGTTGCTACACCAAGAAAGGTCAGCATGTGGACATCAGTCCCAGCTAAAGACTCTCAAAGCTGCACTCACAGTCAAGGCAGGAATATCCAACAAAGTCGACAAAGGAGCAAAGATAGCAGAAACAAGCGGACAATACTTCGCAAAAGTCTTCAGCTTTGGTTTCCTCTTTCGTAGTGCATATCCATGCCATGTATGGGTTCTCTGTAGGTCCGTgtctctccctttcccttttgATCTTGGTCCGTTCAACTTGTGTTGGGATTTAGTCTTATAGCTTGTAGGTAGAGATTCCCCGTCATTGGATTCAGCTTCTTTGGCCCGTGTCATCTTGTCCTGGTTGTTATTTTGGGTTCATCCGAGATCCGGTAGTCTCTCTTGCTCAGGTGACCGGCTAAGCTTCATGGAGGAGAATGAATGATCCCTATaatatgatgagatgacagATGAATGTTCTGATATGGTTAGAACATGAGCAGAGATGCGGTAAATGATTTCTCCTGATCGCTGTTTACATCATCTACACTCCCCCCCAGATCCCAGCTGATCTTCCCAAAATAACTTTTCAGATCTGTGAGTGGTGATCTCCGTTCATACAGTGTCATTGCTGATGTCATTCCCACGTGGTTCAGGTTCGTGCGTTTATCTAAGCTCTAGTAGATCTTGCTTCTCGGATCCGAGATTATGTTTACTCGAAAGATATGTACGAGTAAGAATCAATTCAGGACTGCTTTCAAAGTCGATTTACTCTCAGAGGGTATCATGTAAAGACAGCGAGCTCACTGTCAAGTACACCCAGGAAGGTCGAATAAAAACGGAGTACAGTCAGAGCCAGTGATCAGAGAAACCAGGACCAAAAAACATATAGGCTTACGATAACTCGTACAATTCACCTCAGTCAGACTCAAATCATCATGGCACCATCCTCGCTTCCGACCTTACCTGGACCGAGTCAACGAAAACAAAATCTAGCTTGCGATAGCtgcagaaggaggaaagtgCGCTGTCTGAGGACAGACAAGACACAGATTGTTAGTATAACTCACCTACCTCTAACATCGTATCACAGATTCAAGAAATCCTTCAAGAATGTTGGGAGCAATACTGACTTTTCTGTGTCATAATCAGTGTCAGCAATGCAATTACAAGGGAGAGGAATGTACCAACACTTATATCGATTCTCTCGCACAGgcaaagggaaagaaatCCCGTAAATCCTCAAATGAAGATGTGTCCTCGACGTCGAAGAAGCGCACTAAGAAGAGTAATGAGCATGAGTATCAGAATCAGCCCGAGAAATCAATGGAAGATGGTCGGGACCCATTCTTGCCAGCTGATGATGCtggaagaagggatagtACGCAAACCGCAGTTTCAAGGTATGATCCCGGAGAGACCAGTCGGCAGGGTAGTATCTCAATGACAAGGAATAATTCCATCGAGTGAGTCGTCATTAACcatttgatcatcatcgagtGTAAGGGAATGACCGCTAAACTACAGATACCTGATAGCTCGTTTCGTGTCCCATCTCAAGCTACACCTTCCCAAACTTCCCACTCTCTACCCTCCGAGACATTCCTGCCTCGTCTCTCCACTACGGACTCGCACTCTGCCAATATTCAATTACCGCCCACCGCCGATTTCCTCCAGCAGAACATGCTAAAATACCTGTTCTCTCCCACAGCGATAACACATCTGGAATATGAATATAACGACGTATCCAGTATCTCACTATGTAAGGAAGGAAAGAGTGATCTGTGGGAAGAACAAGATGGGAATGTATGGTACGAGCAGCCCAGCGAGGCCCATAAATCGCTTGATGAGGAGACCATGAAAGAGTAGGTCATCCATTCCACCTTGCTCTCTGTGACACACTGTAAAGGGGAAGATCTGACTCAGTCTCAGTCTGGTAGACGACCTAATCGACACGTTCTTCTCAATCGTCCAACCGAGATATACCAACCTCGACGCAACCCTCTTCAAAGACCGGTATTCCTCGCCCTTGACTCATCCATCCGGTCCTCTACCACACGCCTTCCTTGCAATCGTACTAGCATACGGAGCTAGGTTTTCCGACCACCCGATCATACATTCTGATCGAGAGGAATGCTCGTCCAGGGATGGAAAATCGTTGAAACCCCGGCAGAGAAGtaggatgatatcgttgatgGTCATCAGGACAAGGGAGATAGCGGAACGGAATAAGGTGTACAGGATACCGAGCTTGGAAAACGCGAATGCTTGTTTCTTCATGGAACATCTGTTGGGGCGTGAGTGAAACCTTGATTTGTCATTTGTATCTCGTACTGACCTACATCCTTGAAATATAGAAGTGTGCCATGTAGACCCGAAAAGTATGTGCCAAACTGATTTTGATGCATGGAATCTCTACTGATATAGACTTATAGGTTATCAATCGACCTGGCTATCTGCAGCAGTCAAACACGTTGTCTCTATGGGCTTGAACTCCTCTTTGGAATGGGCAAAGATACAGGATCCTCAAATCCGCAATGACGCATTGAATATTATTTGGATAACTAGAATGTCAGATTCAAGTCGTGCGGCACTCTATAGGCTGCAGCCATCGCTGTGAGTGTGAATGCTATCTTCCACATTCAATTGACTTCAAATAACCAACGCTACCATTACCTATCGATATATGATCCTGACTGTCGTTGTTCCGATAGATCCACTGAGGATTTCGATATAAACCCTGAAGATCATGCCATGTTGAGTGAGGGAGCACCGATAATTGTTCCGCTGGGCGGTACCGAGCATAATACTGTTGATCAGGCTGTAAGTGACGTTCACATCCTATCAGCCCATCGAGAGAGGCATATACTCTCTGGGATACATCACTGATATGCACGATTGGGTGAATAGACATGGTTCAAACTCCACCGAACACTGTGCAACATAACCTACACACTCTCCAAATCACTCTGGGTCCCCTCCGTCTCCGCCCAGGGGATCCCATTCAAGATTCTCCGGGAATTCATCCATTCCAGTTCTATATGGAGGGACAAATACCTATCTTCCATTGGGATCCCTACGATCTGGCCGGATAATTGGGATTTCTTACAGGCGATCAACACGTGTACTTGCGATTGTTATTATCATGATCTGTGGTTGATCGTACATAAGGCTATTCAAGATTACGGTataagagaagaaaaggCGATTGGAGTTAGTAGGGATAGGTTCGAGATTGATAATATCCGACGAAGGGTTagggaggaagctgaacaCGCTGCGTTGAGGATTGCTGCGCTTACTGGGGTGTTGACGGAGAATGGGTATTTGAAGTTGGATCCGTGGGTTgtctcctcctcactcaatACCCTCCACGATATCCCAATTGATTCGTTCGGTTCTACTATCTAATCTCATAGTATGAATGTTGTTGCGAGGTCATAGGCTGAGATTGTCTGTCGATGACACAGCCTAATCATCAACCACCCAATCTACGCAGCAGGCGAATACCTAGCGACTCTCGGCCGATCAGAGTACCTCATCTGCGTCGCGGGATTACGACAATACGCAACTGTCTACCCGTGTTTATGGGATCAGGCTGATAAGCTCGGTAATATGTATTCACAAGCCACCAAAGCTGAGCTGCTCAATGGGTTAAATGGCTTTCCGCCTTCtctgattgatgggatgggaacAGGGATCGGGATACCACCGAGATTGGATTTGATGGAGTCTTTTGAGAGTTGGACGGGGTCCATTTGGGGAGTAAGTGCGAATGAACGGTGGATGAAGTCTGGCTGATGTGTGTATCTGGTGTAGAACGCTCCAGTCGATCCTGGTGTTAGTATAGCGAATGGACAGGTGGACCTGGACCCGAACGGGAACTCGAGCAGTGTCAGTGGGGCGCATGGCGGTCAACTGGATGGATCAAGTAATGAGAATATAGTGTATTCCAGTGAAGTGCCGAATGGTATTGACGTAGAGGATCggatgggagggaaagaTCCTCTCAACCTTGGATtatggatgggatggtaaTGACGTTGTATCAGTGTTTGGTTGTAACAGCAAGTGATATGGATGTACGGTTGTAAAAACATTTGAGCATGCCCAGGCCGCTTGTCCCATACCATCGCATCCTGTTCCCCCGGACCATGGATCATGCCAGCGGGAATTGTTCAGTCGGCTATGCAATAcatctcgatctcatcccAATCCTACTGCATCCGCGTCCTAGAAAAAGAAAAAATTTCCAATCCAGTTTTTCGTGTCCGAAGTATTCAGTCCACTTATACTTCAGCAACTTCTCTTAATCGTCTGATGGTTGATCGTACGGTGGCGGCAGAGGGGGTACCGAAGGTGTAAGCACCACCGGCGTAGGTCTTGGCGCATCCTTTGCATTTCCAGATACCGACGGCGGTTCTCTTGACGGCGTTCTGTGTGTGTGGGGTATTCGGTGGTATAGTGGAAGTGTTGAAAGAGTGATTGGGgaaaaaagagaagaagaatgaaaTGTTAGCATGTCATCTACGCTGGGAAATAAGTAAGGAACCAGACTAACCTTTCCGCACGAGGGACAAGCGTATCGAGCGTGTTGGGTgatttccatcttcttgacgCTATATACCACACACCAACGTCAATACACGTCTTACCgacaacagcagcaacagctAGAGAAGAATAAACCCACGTCTTTCTCAAGGAAGCACCATATCGAGTACCGTATTTACCGGTAACTCCGACCTTCTTAGTTCTTTTGGTCTGTGGGATATGATAAAGATACGTTAGTGGATGATCGTATTTGTTATGGTGTATAGGGCAGAGGCACGGGCACAGTTCTGACGAAGTCATTCTTCTAAGAGAGAAAAAGCGATGGAGTCGACCGTCAATGCCGCGATGATGTTAATAATCTTAGTGATGTCGAAGTGGGGTAGTCCTTGTGGTAACAATTCGAGTAGATTCCAAGTACCTCTTGCAAAAGCATATCGATCCCATTTCCCCATGTATTCGACACATctatccatcaatcctctcGTGACACCCTGATGGTCTCTCGTCCAGCATCACTTTGTCGTCCACCCTCTACTGACCCCTATCTATAATATGTCCCGTGCATCCCAACGATCCATCGTCCTTTGTCTCCTTGACGTTGTCGATGTTGCCCTTCCAGCATTCATGCCATTTCCTTCTCCAAATGCCCATGCCCATGCCCATGCCCAGTAGCGTTGGATGTGTTTAACTCACCATTTTTGATAATGTTCGATACGacttgaaggatgaagaaggagaagaagctctATGAAGAAACCTTTAAAAATTGAATAGCACCAACGTGCCAACAACCGGATGGGCTAGACAGCCAACATACCATGCACCTTTGGAACGCTGCAGACTGATCCCaggtgagagggggataCTGCAGTGTGGCACTCTGGCCGTGGTGTCCTGCCCATAGGAGATAAGACATGCTCTTTCTTAAATCCGATGTTGCCGCGTCTAAGACATCCACTCGTTTTCTCACGTTTTATCCGAAAATCGATGCCAACCATGTGTCAGCCTGATAACGGCATTTCAGAGCACAGATATCATGTACACAATTGGATCCACTCTTTCGAGATGGAGATGGCATCACATCACAAGCTAAGCTAATCTTCAACTCCATCGCCGAGCTCAGAGACAAGTGATAGAAAGCAGATAGCATCCGAGCCAACTAGCACGTTTGTATACACCACGCACCACATACCATTAGAATAGGACTCCGTTGACCACTCTACTCTATTGCACTATAACCAAATAATAATATCATGTCATCGTCGGACAAACCAACcctatcttcctcacctcGTAATCCCACCGCCCCCGCTCCAAGCTCATCTCGACCAATCCCCACAgccaacctcaacaacctctccctcctctccgaATCATCCACAGGAAGCTGGGAACGAGGCAGGATGCACGGCAACGCGCGTTCTCCACCAACTCATACGTCCTCCCTCGAGGGTGGTCTACCCGGTGCTCCTGGCTCCTCATCATTTGACAATAACTTGAACAAACCATGGCCATCGAATCAGGGACTGAGTAAACCCGACCCAGCAACTGGTCGAGTGAAATTCCAACCTCAATCCAATATCCCGCATTACGCCAGAACACCCAGAGAAGGGTATGGCTTCAGACCTACCTCGGGATCTACCACCCCTACTACCTCTGCTTCCGCCAGCTTGGCATATCCTTTCCCTGCGTCGCATGGGAgacgggatgaggaggatgacatggATCATAGGCCTGATGGAAGGTCAATGGATCAGCTGAGGACGGAAGTGCGGGATGAGCTGGATAAGAGTGGGCTGTTGCTTCATCAGGCTGCTAGGGGGGTTGTTAATGATGTGGCTGAGAGTGCggggacggaggaggagagggggatagctgatgaggagggattgggatggCCTGGTGGGTTAGACTTTCGCTTTTACTGAAATAATCCCACCGTGGAAGGGGTTCGATCCAGATATAGGCTCCATATATATACCGATCCAGTGGTTGAACGGTGACACATACTGATACCATGTGTCTTAGCCaaatcaacccacctccgACTCCATTCCTCCCCTACCGAAAAAGCTGCCaacctccaactcctctctTCAGCCATCCGAACCGTCCTGGAATGTATAGGCGAAGATCCCGATCGAGAAGGTCTACAACGTACGCCCGAGCGATACGCCAAGGCTTTGATGTGGATGACAAAGGGGTATGAGGAGAGATTGGTAGATGTGATTAATGATGCGGTGTTTGCGGAGGATCATGATGAGATGGTTATTGTTAGGGATATTGAGGTTTTTAGTTTGTGTGAACATCATATGGTGCCTTTTACTGGGAAGGTGAGCGTTTGTTTCTACTGAATTTCCATCTCAATGCCTGCCGTCACAGTGGATGAGTTTCATATCAAGTCGTGTAATGCTAATATTTGATATTGAGTATAGATATCAATTGGTTATATCCCCAACAAGCTCGTCCTTGGTCTATCGAAATTAGCTAGAATAGCTGAAACCTTCTCAAGGAGATTACAAGTCCAAGAGCGATTGACCAAACAAGTTGCCCTGGCTGTCGAGGAGGCTATCAGACCCAGAGGTGTGGCTGTCGTAATGGAAGCTTCGTAAGTTACGTGGCATACTACTGTAACCATATGAATATATGCTGAAGGACATGAATGCGTAGACACATGTGTATGTCCATGAGAGGTGTGCAGAAGCCTGGTGCTACCACTGTTACCAGTACGATGTTGGGTTGTTTCAGATCTCAGCAGAAGACTagggaagaggtgagcttttg encodes the following:
- a CDS encoding GTP cyclohydrolase I, with translation MSSSDKPTLSSSPRNPTAPAPSSSRPIPTANLNNLSLLSESSTGSWERGRMHGNARSPPTHTSSLEGGLPGAPGSSSFDNNLNKPWPSNQGLSKPDPATGRVKFQPQSNIPHYARTPREGYGFRPTSGSTTPTTSASASLAYPFPASHGRRDEEDDMDHRPDGRSMDQLRTEVRDELDKSGLLLHQAARGVVNDVAESAGTEEERGIADEEGLGWPAKSTHLRLHSSPTEKAANLQLLSSAIRTVLECIGEDPDREGLQRTPERYAKALMWMTKGYEERLVDVINDAVFAEDHDEMVIVRDIEVFSLCEHHMVPFTGKISIGYIPNKLVLGLSKLARIAETFSRRLQVQERLTKQVALAVEEAIRPRGVAVVMEASHMCMSMRGVQKPGATTVTSTMLGCFRSQQKTREEFLTLIRTPSVTHR
- a CDS encoding 60S ribosomal eL43 domain-containing protein is translated as MTSSELCPCLCPIHHNKYDHPLTYLYHIPQTKRTKKVGVTGKYGTRYGASLRKTVKKMEITQHARYACPSCGKNAVKRTAVGIWKCKGCAKTYAGGAYTFGTPSAATVRSTIRRLREVAEV